A portion of the Bifidobacterium lemurum genome contains these proteins:
- a CDS encoding MFS transporter: MNDTVRSSSSVRRNGGGKSVAFLMVAFLTATFAFQLNASMLSPALVTMQEELNTSATQIGLSQTVFFTSSALFSLFLPRLADLVGRKKVLLGMLLATVCGCSVAALAPNVPVLLLGRLLQGTAGPIVTLCMIMLHVRVPDEKQYTKLMAIITSVNGGIAGVDAIAGGWIAGTWGYRPIFWVMAGIGLLSTILVAIVADESKAEESNERMDWPGVLFLVLAVGTALTAVNSMQRITEANWLLIGVLLAVAAVAFVVFWNIEKRSSHPMSPIHYIKQRRTWGLLLTALLTLTGVFAIMNGVVPAIAQDAEAGAGISASVSSFVTLTPYAIIGLVFGPISGVLATKFGYRKVLRCGLVVSVAAAVFGVFVAHSPSAVGLLAMSLAMGVGYAGTANIMLNGLGIVLSPKDNPGYLPGFNAGAFNLGAGISYTILYGIMDAFTESSGATAGYTASMIGGAVILLLALLSSFLIPKPESDVA; encoded by the coding sequence ATGAACGACACCGTCCGATCCTCGTCGTCCGTGCGGCGGAACGGAGGCGGCAAATCCGTCGCCTTCCTTATGGTCGCGTTCCTGACCGCCACGTTCGCGTTCCAACTCAACGCCTCCATGCTGTCGCCCGCGTTGGTGACGATGCAGGAGGAGCTGAACACCAGCGCCACTCAGATAGGCCTTTCCCAGACGGTGTTCTTCACCTCGTCGGCGCTGTTCTCGTTGTTCCTTCCCCGCCTGGCCGATCTCGTCGGACGCAAGAAGGTGCTGCTGGGCATGCTGCTGGCCACGGTCTGCGGATGCAGCGTCGCCGCGCTGGCGCCCAACGTGCCGGTTCTGCTGCTCGGCCGGTTGCTCCAAGGCACGGCCGGGCCGATCGTGACCCTGTGCATGATCATGCTGCATGTGAGGGTCCCCGACGAAAAGCAATACACCAAGCTTATGGCCATCATCACATCCGTCAACGGCGGCATCGCCGGCGTCGACGCCATCGCGGGCGGATGGATCGCCGGCACGTGGGGATACCGTCCGATCTTCTGGGTTATGGCGGGCATCGGACTGTTGTCCACGATTCTGGTCGCCATCGTCGCCGATGAGAGCAAAGCCGAGGAGTCGAACGAGCGTATGGATTGGCCGGGCGTGCTGTTCCTGGTGCTCGCGGTGGGCACGGCCCTTACCGCCGTGAATTCGATGCAGCGCATCACCGAGGCGAACTGGCTGCTGATCGGCGTGCTGCTGGCGGTCGCGGCCGTGGCGTTCGTCGTGTTCTGGAACATCGAGAAGCGCAGCAGCCATCCGATGTCGCCGATCCATTACATCAAACAGCGCCGCACATGGGGGCTGCTGCTCACCGCCCTGCTGACCCTCACTGGCGTGTTCGCGATTATGAACGGCGTGGTGCCCGCCATCGCGCAGGACGCCGAGGCTGGCGCGGGCATCTCGGCAAGCGTGTCCTCGTTCGTGACGCTCACTCCGTACGCCATCATCGGCTTGGTGTTCGGTCCGATCTCCGGAGTGCTCGCCACCAAATTCGGGTATCGCAAGGTGCTGCGCTGCGGTCTCGTCGTGAGCGTGGCGGCCGCGGTGTTCGGCGTGTTCGTCGCACACTCGCCCAGCGCTGTCGGACTGCTGGCCATGTCGCTGGCCATGGGCGTGGGCTACGCCGGCACCGCCAACATCATGCTCAACGGTCTGGGCATAGTGCTTTCGCCCAAAGACAATCCGGGCTACCTGCCGGGCTTCAACGCCGGGGCGTTCAATCTGGGAGCGGGCATCAGCTATACGATTCTGTACGGCATTATGGATGCGTTCACTGAATCCTCGGGCGCGACCGCCGGATACACGGCCAGTATGATCGGCGGCGCCGTGATTCTGCTCCTCGCGCTGCTCAGCTCCTTCCTGATTCCCAAACCGGAGTCCGACGTGGCGTAG
- a CDS encoding MFS transporter has protein sequence MPHTAHPSPRRDRGFRPDPALIGLMASLFLAIFSYQFNASMVSPALPTMSAELGITAAQAADTQTVFFTSSAIFSLFLPRLGDIVGRKRTTIGMLAVATIGSAIAAAAPNLTLLTLGRVLQGVTGPIISLCLLMLRERVTDDRTYAVLLAAVTCTNGGIAGLDAIAGGWLASEFGYRAVFWTLAGTGICGIVAIATTADESRIPAATTMDWPGVACLALAVGTLLCAISALRSGSLPTSTAIALMLVAACAFAAFWRIERRAASPLAPTSYLTQRSTWGFLLTVFIALIGVFALMNGLIPAIAQDAQAGLALSAGDSTIVTLVPYALAGMPMAILSGVLAARNGYLAVFRAGLALTSLAACFGVFAALHPSRPSIAALSAMLGLGYVGIVNIMINALAVELSPSDSPGTLPGLTAGTFNLASGISYLLLYGAQAGVADRMGAQTGYAAALAVSAATMALAWACSLLIPRTTPRLIP, from the coding sequence ATGCCCCACACAGCGCACCCCTCGCCGCGACGCGATCGCGGATTCCGTCCCGACCCCGCCCTTATCGGGCTGATGGCCTCGCTGTTCCTCGCCATCTTCTCGTACCAATTCAACGCGTCCATGGTCTCCCCCGCCCTGCCGACGATGAGCGCCGAACTCGGCATCACCGCCGCGCAGGCGGCGGACACGCAAACCGTCTTCTTCACCTCCTCCGCCATCTTCTCACTGTTCCTCCCCCGATTAGGAGACATCGTCGGACGCAAACGCACCACCATCGGCATGCTGGCCGTCGCGACCATAGGCAGCGCCATCGCCGCCGCCGCGCCGAATCTCACCCTGCTCACGCTGGGACGCGTGCTGCAGGGCGTGACCGGCCCGATCATCTCCCTATGCCTGCTGATGCTGCGCGAGCGCGTCACGGACGACCGCACCTACGCCGTTCTTCTGGCGGCGGTGACATGCACCAACGGAGGCATCGCCGGCCTCGATGCCATCGCGGGCGGATGGCTCGCCTCCGAATTCGGGTACCGCGCCGTATTCTGGACTTTGGCGGGCACCGGAATCTGCGGCATCGTGGCCATTGCGACCACCGCGGACGAAAGCCGGATCCCCGCCGCGACGACCATGGACTGGCCGGGAGTGGCCTGCCTCGCCCTGGCGGTCGGCACGCTGCTTTGCGCCATCTCGGCCCTACGTTCAGGCAGTCTGCCCACATCGACCGCGATCGCGCTGATGCTCGTGGCCGCATGCGCGTTCGCCGCCTTCTGGCGAATCGAACGCCGCGCGGCATCGCCGCTCGCACCAACCAGCTATCTGACCCAGCGAAGCACCTGGGGCTTTCTCCTCACCGTCTTCATCGCCCTCATCGGCGTATTCGCCCTGATGAACGGACTGATACCGGCGATCGCGCAGGACGCGCAGGCCGGCCTCGCGCTCAGCGCCGGCGATTCCACCATCGTGACGCTGGTGCCATACGCGCTGGCGGGCATGCCCATGGCCATCCTCTCCGGCGTGCTCGCCGCGCGAAACGGATATCTTGCGGTGTTCCGCGCCGGACTTGCGCTCACATCACTGGCCGCGTGCTTCGGCGTGTTCGCCGCCCTGCACCCAAGCCGACCCTCAATCGCGGCGCTGTCCGCGATGCTCGGCCTGGGGTATGTGGGCATCGTCAACATCATGATCAACGCGCTGGCGGTCGAACTCTCCCCGAGCGACAGCCCCGGCACCCTACCCGGACTGACGGCGGGCACGTTCAATCTCGCCTCCGGCATCAGCTACCTGCTGCTGTACGGCGCGCAGGCGGGCGTCGCGGACAGGATGGGAGCCCAAACCGGATACGCCGCGGCCCTGGCGGTCAGCGCCGCGACCATGGCGCTCGCCTGGGCCTGCTCCCTGCTCATCCCACGGACCACCCCGCGGCTCATCCCCTGA
- a CDS encoding LacI family DNA-binding transcriptional regulator translates to MRVTLKDIAEATGTSVPTVSLILNDKPFRVSEETRQKVLRAAEEMHYVRNQAARDLRQGANHTLGLIVPDISNGFYSSFAKGVERACHDAGWSLLLNDSDNDPSREAEYIELMYSKNVEGVILANAAGDERKTSASLRTLVSRGIPHVLMDLSGTDQSDAVAGDHHVGGRTATDYLLRLGHRRIACITGPMHLEGARSRYEGYREALSAKGVEYDESLVYEGDYTYETALQLARMMDWEAFTAVVACNDLTALAVCKVAAEMGYSIPADRSVIGYDDVLFAGLMTPGLTTMHQPNERMGMDAARMLMERVRHPDRERVVTMYTPQLVVRDSTAPCR, encoded by the coding sequence ATGCGAGTGACATTGAAGGACATCGCGGAGGCGACCGGCACGTCGGTGCCGACGGTATCGCTGATACTGAATGACAAACCGTTTAGGGTTTCCGAGGAGACCCGTCAGAAGGTGCTCCGCGCCGCCGAGGAGATGCATTACGTGCGCAATCAGGCGGCCCGCGATCTGCGGCAAGGCGCCAACCACACCCTCGGTCTGATCGTTCCGGACATCAGCAACGGCTTCTATTCCTCGTTCGCCAAAGGAGTGGAACGCGCCTGCCACGACGCGGGCTGGAGTCTGCTGCTCAACGACTCCGACAACGATCCGTCGCGCGAGGCGGAGTACATCGAGCTGATGTATTCCAAAAACGTGGAAGGCGTCATCCTTGCCAATGCCGCGGGCGACGAACGGAAGACCTCGGCGAGTCTGCGGACGCTTGTCTCCCGGGGCATTCCCCATGTGCTGATGGACCTTTCCGGCACGGACCAAAGCGACGCCGTGGCGGGGGACCACCATGTCGGCGGCCGGACGGCGACGGATTACTTGCTCAGGCTCGGCCATCGCCGTATCGCCTGCATCACGGGCCCCATGCATTTGGAGGGCGCGCGCAGCCGTTACGAGGGGTATCGGGAGGCGTTGTCCGCCAAAGGGGTGGAGTATGACGAATCCTTGGTGTACGAGGGGGACTACACCTACGAAACCGCCCTGCAGCTGGCCCGCATGATGGATTGGGAGGCGTTCACGGCGGTTGTCGCCTGCAATGATCTGACCGCTCTCGCCGTGTGCAAGGTCGCCGCGGAGATGGGGTATTCCATCCCCGCCGACCGATCCGTCATCGGCTATGACGACGTGCTGTTCGCCGGACTGATGACTCCGGGGCTGACGACCATGCACCAGCCCAACGAACGGATGGGCATGGACGCGGCCCGTATGCTGATGGAGCGGGTGCGCCATCCTGACCGCGAGCGTGTGGTCACCATGTACACGCCGCAGCTGGTGGTGCGGGACAGCACGGCGCCCTGCCGGTAG